Proteins co-encoded in one Lynx canadensis isolate LIC74 chromosome C1, mLynCan4.pri.v2, whole genome shotgun sequence genomic window:
- the LOC116738225 gene encoding LOW QUALITY PROTEIN: uncharacterized protein LOC116738225 (The sequence of the model RefSeq protein was modified relative to this genomic sequence to represent the inferred CDS: inserted 1 base in 1 codon; substituted 2 bases at 2 genomic stop codons): protein MLKCMPEVMGQSSSGIDKNSLKASPGYIITVILRLRHKDSLLLKLSTPHYLQRNSKLSLGWHWLKRTHWRAVDQGSWETSLAPPQEDEVLICEESRLPLRTASPSFYFLFCLRGRAGTFVCVIVSLLILITVCVLVKAVIFKDKPDGHPDQVPYILVWQDMIKNPPSWLKPFLPPKAGPTKILVLWKAEKETETKAKTPLYLVLQDSSPEDLIHLLPYQAPPPPSAPPLEAPGAEGVAPPLPDEGIPVRGPAAGTRGQTHQAAPPSNMGPANSTALPLHAMGPDSDESGEQPMLYWPFSTSDLYNWRTQNAKFSNNPKDLIGLLDTVLFTHQPTWDDCQQLLQVLFTTEEREQIQVEARKSVQGEDRQPTQNPDLISAAFPLSRPTWDYNSAEGKERLRVYRQTLMAGLKAAACKPTNLAKVYDVRQGKDESPAAFLEXTEAFRQYTPMNPEAPETKAAIIMAFVNQAAPDIKRKLQRVERLGEKSLQDLIIVAERVYNNRESPEEQQTKLRDGQTRNLAKIPLATTMDDPQEKWRHLKKLTSGTGKEDGPGPXWEHPKLNKNQCAYCKKEGHWVKDCPNKISKAPAKILEMEDLDDXGSWGSVPLPKPRVTLRVEEQPVEFLVDTVAQHSVLLQPQGKLASKTSWVQGATGTKQYSWTTRRTVDFSMGRVSHSFMVIPECPYPLLGRDLLTKMGAQICFHPRGAKILDKEGQPIQVLVLSLEDEYRLHQMPPVPMTDIDCWLQEFPQAWAETRGIELAQHRLAIYIELKLGADPVRVRQYPMPLAE from the exons ATGTTGAAATGCATGCCAGAAGTAATGGGCCAATCTTCAAGTGGAATCGACAAAAATAGCCTTAAAGCATCTCCAGGTTATATCATTACTGTCATTCTACGTCTAAGGCATAAGGACAGTCTATTACTGAAGCTTTCAACTCCACATTATTTACAGAG GAATTCCAAACTGTCTTTGGGTTGGCATTGGCTTAAGCGGACGCACTGGCGAGCTGTCGACCAGGGGTCTTGGGAGACGTCTCTTGCCCCCCCCCAGGAGGACGAAGTCCTCATCTGTGAGGAGAGCCGGCTGCCATTACGGACAGCCAGCCCTTcgttttactttctgttttgtcTCCGTGGCCGTGCTGGAACATTTGTCTGTGTTATTGTGTCCTTGTTAATCCTCATAACTGTTTGTGTCTTG GTCAAGGCCGTAATCTTCAAGGACAAACCAGACGGCCACCCTGACCAGGTGCCCTACATCCTGGTCTGGCAGGACATGATTAAAAACCCCCCTTCTTGGCTAAAACCATTCTTACCCCCCAAAGCAGGACCTACCAAGATTCTAGTCCTGTGGAAAGCCGAGAAGGAGACTGAAACAAAGGCCAAAACGCCCCTTTATCTGGTCTTGCAAGATTCTTCTCCGGAGGACCTGATTCATCTGCTGCCCTaccaggctccccctcccccttccgcCCCTCCATTGGAAGCACCAGGGGCTGAAGGAGTGGCACCACCCCTCCCTGATGAAGGAATTCCTGTGCGTGGGCCAGCAGCAGGGACACGTGGACAGACCCACCAGGCAGCCCCACCCTCAAATATGGGGCCAGCCAATTCCACTGCCCTTCCGCTCCACGCCATGGGGCCAGACTCCGATGAGTCTGGAGAACAACCAATGTTATATTGGCCGTTCTCCACCAGTGATTTATATAATTGGAGAACTCAAAATGCAAAATTCTCCAATAACCCTAAAGATTTAATTGGGCTTTTAGATACTGTTCTCTTTACCCACCAGCCTACTTGGGATGACTGTCAGCAGCTCTTGCAGGTTCTCTTCACCACcgaagagagagaacaaatacaGGTGGAAGCTCGGAAGTCTGTCCAGGGAGAGGATAGACAGCCGACTCAAAACCCAGACCTCATAAGCGCTGCCTTCCCCTTATCCCGCCCTACCTGGGACTACAACTCGGCTGAAGGTAAGGAGAGACTCCGGGTCTACCGCCAGACGCTAATGGCAGGTCTCAAGGCTGCTGCGTGCAAGCCTACTAATCTGGCCAAGGTATATGATGTAAGACAAGGTAAGGATGAGAGTCCAGCAGCCTTCTTAG TCACAGAGGCTTTTAGGCAGTACACCCCTATGAACCCAGAAGCCCCAGAAACAAAAGCCGCAATTATCATGGCTTTTGTTAATCAGGCTGCTCCAGACatcaaaaggaaattacaaagagTGGAGAGGCTAGGAGAGAAGAGCCTGCAGGACTTAATAATAGTAGCAGAAAGAGTTTACAATAATAGAGAAAGCCCGGAGGAGCAACAGACTAAACTAAGAGATGGGCAGACCCGAAATTTGGCTAAGATCCCACTGGCTACAACCATGGATGACCCACAGGAAAAATGGAGGCACCTCAAGAAGCTGACTTCAGGGACAGGTAAGGAGGATGGCCCTGGTCCCTGATGGGAGCACCctaaactaaacaaaaaccaaTGTGCTTATTGCAAGAAAGAAGGCCACTGGGTGAAAGACTGCCCTAACAAAATATCTAAGGCCCCTGCCAAGATATTGGAGATGGAGGACCTGGACGACTAGGGGAGTTGGGGTTCGGTACCCCTCCCCAAGCCCAGGGTAACTCTCAGAGTGGAGGAGCAACCAGTTGAATTTCTAGTGGACACTGTGGCACAACATTCGGTCTTATTACAACCCCAGGGGAAATTGGCGAGCAAGACCTCATGGGTTCAAGGGGCCACGGGGACCAAACAGTACTCATGGACTACCCGAAGAACTGTGGACTTCAGCATGGGCCGGGTATCCCACTCCTTCATGGTCATCCCTGAATGTCCCTACCCGTTGTTAGGTCGGGACTTGCTCACCAAGATGGGGGCACAAATTTGCTTCCACCCCAGAGGGGCAAAAATCCTAGACAAAGAAGGCCAACCGATTCAGGTGCTTGTCCTGAGTTTGGAAGATGAATATCGTCTCCACCAGATGCCCCCAGTCCCAATGACTGACATTGACTGTTGGCTACAGGAATTTCCTCAGGCATGGGCAGAAACTAGGGGAATTGAGCTGGCCCAACACCGACTGGCTATATACATAGAACTAAAACTGGGGGCAGACCCTGTCAGGGTCCGCCAATACCCCATGCCTCTCGCGGAGTGA